The genomic segment TGCGTCGGTGGATTACTGGGTGCGGCACCTGTGCGAGCCCACCCGGTTCGGCGCCGGCATCGCGATGTTGCGCCAGGACCTCGATCCCGTGTTCCTTGAGGTCGGCCCGGGTCGGGTCGGGGTCGCTCTCGCCGCCGCGCAGGGCGCGCAGGACACCGTATGGGGGCTCGTTGATAACGCCGAGAACGCGGTCGCGCAAACGCTCGGCAACCTCTGGCTGGCCGGTGTCCGGGTGGACTGGGCCCGCGGCTGGACGCGTCACCGACCGCGCACCGTCGTCCTACCCACCTACCCGTTCCAACGGCGACGCCATTGGTGGGCTACGTCGGCGGATGGTAACGCCACTGCCGCCGGCCGGGAGTCCGAACGCGGCGGGACTGATCGCTGGTTCTCCCAGGCGGTCTGGCGCGAGCAGCCGCGCTCACCGGTTCGAGTGGAAAGGGCGTTGGGCGACACCGAACCGCGCTGGGTGCTGGTCGGCGGCGGGGCCGACGCGGCGGAGGAACTGGCGAGCGTCCTGCGGGCGGCGCACCGGGAAGTCGACAGGATTCCAGCAGACGCCGCCGATCCCGGGGCGTACCGGAGGCTCGCGGCGCGCATCGCCCGGGCTGACGTACGAACGCGGGTCGTGCGGCTATCGGACCCCGAACCGGCGCAGCCCGGCGGCGGTCCCGCCGCCGCGGTGGCGGAAGCGACGGCCGCATACGGTGACCTGGCGCTTCTCGTTCGCTCGCTCGCCGAAGCGAATGCGGCGGAGCGGATACGTGTATCGGTGGTAACTGGCCCAGTCTGTCCGGTCGGCGGCGACGAGCGGTTGGCGCCGTCCTCCGCCGCTGTCGCGGGCGTCATCACGGTGGTGTCGCAGGAATTCCCCGGAATCCTCAGCGATCACGTGGAAGTGCACGGCACGCCGGCTTCCGCCCTGGCCCACGAGCTCGCCGGGCCCGCCGGTGCGCGGGTCGCGCTGCGCGGTCACCGTCGTTTCGTTCGGTCCGCGGCCTCCCTCGATCTCGCAGCCACCGACCTCCCCGAATGCCGGTTGCGGCACGGCGGGCTGTACGTGGTGACTGGCGGCCTCGGCCGACTCGGGCTCCTGCTGGCGCGCTACCTGGGCCGGCAATATGCGGCAAAGCTGCTTCTGGTCGGGCGTCGTCCGGCCCCCATGCGACACCAGTGGGCCGAGATCGCCGCGGACCCGGCGCACCCGATGTCGACCACCGCGCGCCGTCTTGTCGACGTGGAAGCGGCCGGTGCACAGGTATTGCCGATCGCAGTCGATGTCGCTGAACCCGATCGGTTGGCGGCGGCGTTGGCCGAAGCAAGCCGGTTCTTCGACCGTCCGGTGCACGGGGTGATCCACGCGGCCGCGGTGACTGAGACGGACGCTTTCAAGCTCCTCGCGGACAGCGGTGAGGCCGACGCGGAGCGGCACCTGCGAGCCAAGCTCGGCGGGGTGCGCGCACTGAGAACGGCGTTGGCCGCGCACGAGCCGGACTTCGTCCTGGCCTTCTCCTCGCTCGCCACGCTGCTCGGCGGGCTTGGGTTCGGCAGCTACGCGGCGGCCAACGCCTGCCTCGAGGCGGAGGTGCGGCTCGCCGCACGCAGCCGGCCAGGCGCCTGGTCGGTGGTGAACTTCGACGGTTGGGAGGATCCAGATGAAGGCCGTGGATCGGCGTACCGATCGGCACAGCGTGATGCCCGGTTGATCCGCGAAGAAGACGCCGACGACGTGTTCGATCGCGTTTTCCGGCTCCTCGATCTGGAGCAGGTGTATGTGTCCGTCACGGATCTGGCCGACCGGCTCGAAAGGGCGCCACATCCCGCCACAGATGAGCATGCCGTGGCGCAGGCCGAAGCCTCGCCCATCGTGTCCGCCCGCCACCCGCGGCCGGAGCTCAGTACGCGCTACCGAGCTCCGTCGGACGCGCTGGAGGAGGCGATGGTTGACATCTGGCAGGATCTCGTTGGCATCGAGTCGATCGGTGTCGACGACGACTTCTTCGAGCTCGGCGGCCATTCACTGCTCGCGATGCAACTTGTCGCTCGGTTGCGCGACGGCTTCGACCTCGATGTCCCGCTGCTGACAGTGTTCGAGGCGCCGACGGTCGGGCGGCTGTGCTCGGAGATGGAATCGCTGTTCAGGCGGGAAGGGGCATCACCGTGATAGATGTCGTCATCATGTGCGGCGGCCGAGGCACGCGGCTCAAGCCTGCCACCGAGACCCAACCCAAGTCCCTGCTGCAGGTCGGCGACCGGCCGATGATCGACCATCTGATCGGGCATTTCCTCGGGTACGGCTGCCGCAGGTTCGTCATGTGCCTGGGCTACCGCGCCGAAGCCATCCGGGCTCACTTCCAAGCCCGCGCCGGCAGTAGCCCGGTCGTCCGGTCCGATCGGGCAGTGCAGATGGCCGTCGCCGACGGTGTTCCGTTCACCGTCGTGCTCGCGGACACCGGTCTGGACACTCCGACGGGCGGACGCCTCAAGCGCGCAGAGCCGTACATCGGCAGCGACTCGTTCATCGTCGCGTACGGGGACGTGCTCAGTGATGTTGACCTGACGGAGCTGCACGGGTTTCACACGCGCCAGCGCCGCCTGGCGACCGTGACCGCCGCTCGTCCGACGTCACCGTTCGGTCACCTCGTCATGGGAGACGACGACGCGGTATCGGCGTTCCTCGAAAAGCCTAAGCTCAACGAGTGGGTGAATATCGGCTTCGCGGTGCTCGAGCGTCGCGTGCTGCACCGACTCAGCGTCAACTCACCACAGCTGGAGGCGGGTTTATTGCCGGAAGTGGCAGCGGAGGGCCAGCTTTCGGCGTTCCGGCATCATGGCATGTTCGAGCCGATGGACAGCTATGCTGACTACACGCGTCTCAACGAGATGTGCCGGCGCGGTGAGCTGGATCTGTTCAAGGGGCCGACAGTGACGGCCGGGCAGCAGTGGCAACCGTCGTCGGCCGGACTACGCGGCGCGTAGCCGCCAGATGAAAAACGTCTTCTGTCCGGTGCGCAGGGCCTCGTAGGTGGGCGAACCGGGGGCCGAGAGAAAGTCCCGGGCAGCGTCGTCTTCGGTACCGAACGACTGTAGCCTTCGTTCGGCGATCCGGCCACACGACGCGAGCACGTTCGCGGTGATGTCGCGGTCGAGTTGCAGCGCAAGACCTAGCTCACGCAACCCAGCAAGGTGATTATCCAACGTTGCGGTGTCCAGCAGATCGCTGTAGAGAAAGGTGCCGCCGTCGCAGAGCACCCTTCGTACCTCGGCGTAGAAGCGACGCCTGTCGGGGTAGCAATGCGATGACTCCACGTTGGTGACGACGTCGAACGAGCCGGAGGAAAACGGTAAGCGTTGGGCGTCGCCGACCGAGAACCCGGCGCGGCGATCCGTGACCGCTCGTCGGCTGAACGCCGCTGCTGCCGGTGACAGATCAATACCGACGGCGATCGCAGGGTTGAAATAGTTGAGGAGCGCGCTGACCGTCCCACCGCGCCCGGACCCGACGTCGAGCACCCGTCGGCCGTCCATGGTGCAGTCGCCGATGAGCTCCAGTACGAGCTTGACCGAGGCCCGGTCGAGCGTGTTTCGTGGCAGGTCCACGCATGCGCGGTCGTCCGGGCCGTCCGCGTAACCGAGGTTGAGAAACAGTGCCCATCGGCCGACCGGTGTGCTGTCCAGACGCGAAGTGACCACGTCGTAGAACGCGCCGGTGCTGTTGTCCCGGGCCATCAGCGGTCCAGGGGACTCGGGTTCGCGATGGTCCTGGCCGTCCGGTGCCCGCCTCGACTGCCGCTGCGCCAGTCGCCGCGCGAGGCGGGTGCGCGCCGAGCCGTCTATCGTGTGAGACCCATCCATGTGTTTCACCTCGGCAAGCACAATCACGTCCGCAGCCATCTATTCTAGGTTGGTGATGGCACCCCAGGACTCGGATTTGCGAATCGTTGTCACTGGCAACCTCGGCTACGTCGGCAGCGTTCTTACTCCTCGCCTACGGGCGGCCGGTCACGACGTGCTGGGACTGGATGTGGGACTGTTCAAGGACTGCACGCTAGGGCCGGCGCCCGATGACGGTGGGCGGTGCCTCGACGTGCGCGACGTGACGCCGGCTGATCTCGACGGGGCGGACGTTGTGATCCATCTTGCCGGGCTGAGCAACGACCCGCTCGGCGACATTGACCCGGAGTTGACTACCCGGATCAACACTGATGCCACGGTGCGGCTCGCAGAGGCGGCCAAGCGGGCGGGTGTCCGTCGCTTCTTGTTCTCCTCCTCGTGCTCGATCTACGGAGCGGCCAAACCAGGTCGTCTGCTGGATGAGTGCTCCGAACTGAACCCGCTGTCATGGTATGCCGATTCGAAGCTGCGGGCGGAAGGTGCGCTCGGCAGCCTCGCGGATGAAACGTTCAGCCCGGTGTTCCTCCGCAGCGGTACCGCATACGGCTACTCGCCGAGGCTGCGCACCGACCTCGTCATCAACGACCTGACGGCTCAGGCCGTGCTGACCGGAGAGATCACGGTCCGGTCCGATGGCACGGCTTGGCGCCCCTTCGTGCACGTCGAGGACATCGCGGCAGCTTTCGTGGCCCTGCTGAGGGTTCCGCGAGAGGCCACTCACGCGCGTGCTTTCAACGTCGGGCAGACCGCGGAAAACTATCAGATCCGGGATGTGGCCCGGATTGTGGCGGAGGCGGTGCCGGGCAGCCGGATGACCATCGCCGGCACGACGAATCCCGACAGTCGCGACTACCGGGTGTCCTGCGAGCGCATTACGAGCGAGGTGCCGGCCTTTCGTGCGCGATGGAGCGCCAGAGATGGGATCGAGCAGCTCGTCCGGGGGTACCGCCGATTCGGTATTCGCCGAGAGGACGCAGAGGGGCCACGTTTTCAACGGCTGAAGCTCATTCGGGCGCTCCAGAACACCGGACGCCTTGACGGGCAGCTTCGTGTGGCAGGCTGACCTAACGCGAGGGGATCGATGTACCGGAGCATGCTGAAGTCCAAGATTCATCGCGCCACTGTCACGCAGGCGGACCTCAATTACATCGGTTCCCTGACGGTTGACGCGGAGCTGATGAAGAAGGCCAATCTCCTGCCCGGCGAACACGTGCACGTCGTGGACGTCACCAACGGGGCCCGGCTGGAGACGTATGTCATCGAGGGTCAGGCCGGCTCGGGTGTCATCGGCATCAATGGCGCGGCCGCCCACCTGATCAGCCCGGGTGACCTGGTCATCATCATCAGGTATGCGGCAATGCCCGACGACGAGGCGCTGTCCTACGCTCCGACCGTCGTCTTCGTGGACGAACGCAACCGGTTGGTGGACCGCTACCAGGCACTCGACCGCTGATCGAGCTGCCGCCCGGTGCGCGGAGCGACCCGGGGGCGCGGCTACGATGGGCGGAATGCACCTCGAGATCACGAGCCTGAGCAACCCTCGGCTGAAGCAGCTGGTGGCGCTGCGCCGCCGCCGGGCGCGGGAACGGCTGTCGGTGACCCTGGTGGAAGGGTACGAGGAGCTTGTTCTGGCGTTGGATGCGGGAGTCCGGCCGAAGGAGCTGTATTTCTGCCCAGAGTTCGGGCGCCATGATCAGGGGGTTGTCGAGCGGGCGACGGCGTCCGGTGCTGAGGTCCTTCGGCTGAGCCGGGCGGCGTTCGAGAAGGTCGCCTACCGGGAGTCCCCGGACGGCTGGTTGGCGGTGGTCCCGGCTGTGGCGGACGTCCTGACGTCGTTGAGGATCGCGCCGGACTCGCTGTTGCTGGTGTGCGAAGCGGTCGAGAAGCCCGGGAACATCGGCGCAATCCTCCGTACCGCGGACGCGGCCGGGGTGGCGGCGGTGCTCGCTGCCGACCCGGTCATCGACTGGGGTAATCCGAATCTCGTTCGGGCCAGCAAGGGCACGATCTTCAGCGTGCCGGTGGCGTCCGGTACCTCCGACGACGTGCTGCGATGGCTGGACGAGCACGCCGTGCGGTTGGTGGCCACTACACCGGGCACCGACACGGGACTGACCGACGTCGACCTGACCGGTGCGGTGGCGATCGCGGTCGGCTCGGAGATGGGGGGCCTCTCTGCCGCCTTCCTTGCGGCCGCCCAGGCTCGCGTCAAGATCCCGATGTTCGGTCGGATCAACTCGCTGAACGTCGCCACGGCCGCTGCCATTGCCGTGTACGAGGCGGTACGACAGCGGTCCACGGGCGCTGCCACGATGTGAGACGGCAACCGCTTCCCGCGTGGAAGCGGTTGTTGGCCTCCTGCCGCGATGTTTAGGTTGGCCTTGGCTGAGGGGCGATCGCGTACACGCAGGACTGCAGGAGGACCGATGCTTGACGGACCGGCAGGGGCCACCGGCTTTGACGACGAGAGTGGTTGGTTTTTCGTCGTGGTCAACGCGGAGGAGCAGTACTCGATCTGGCCGGGCCAATTGTCGTTGCCTTCGGGATGGCAGGAAGCCGGTCACCGGGGCGATCGCGCGTCTTGTTTGGCGTATATCGACGAGGTCTGGACCGATCTGCGTCCACTGAGTTTGCGCCAGCAGATAGCGGATTGACCCGAGGAGTCACCAGGTATGGACACCCACACCGGCGATGTGCGCGCGGCCCTCGCGGAACAGCTGCGGCACGGCCGTGAAGCTCCGGCCGGCCGCGCCGGCGTCGAGTTCGTGCCAGGCGCGCTGTCGCCGTCCGAGCAACGGATCTGGTTCGTCGACCAAAGCGCCGACACCATGGGTTCGCTGAATACACATCTCGCTCGTCGGCTCAGCGGCTCGCTCGATGTCGCGGCGTTGCGCGCGAGCATCGAGGTGTTGTGTTCCCGCCACGAGCCGCTGCGGTCGACGTACGCCGAGCACGACGGCGAACCGCATCGGGTGCCCTACGACCGGCCGCCGATGTTCGAGGTCCGGGACCTGCGCGGTCGTCCTGAGGATGCGATGGAGCTCGTGTCTGCCGAGGTGCAGCGTGAGTTCGCACTCGCGTCCGAGCCGCCGCTGCGCACGATGCTGCTCCGCATCGCAGACGACGAACATATCCTGGTGTTCACCGTGCACCACATCGCGTTCGACGGCACATCGGTCGCTGTGTTGGTCCGGGAGATTCGGGCGCTGTACACGAGGGAACTGCTCCATGTGGAGGCCCAACTGCCGGAGCTCAAGCTGCCGTACGCCGAGGTCGTGGCGCAGCAGCGTGAGCGCGGCGAGAACCCGGCGGATGCGGCGTACTGGGGGGAACAGCTCGCGGGTGCACCCGCTCTCACCGCGTTTCCTGGCGACCGACCCCGTCCAGCGAAGCAGTCCTACCACGGTGCGACCCGGACCTTCACAATCGACGCAGAGACCGCCGCCGGCCTGTCGGATCTCGGTCGAACCCGGTCGGCAACGCGATTCATGGTGCTGTACGGATCGTTCGCGACGCTCCTCTCCCGGTACGGTGCGGGTGGTGACGTCGTCATCGGCGCGCCAATCGCCAACCGGACGGCGTCCGGACTCGACGACCTGATCGGGTGCTTCGTCAACCTGCTCCCGCTGCGTCTGCGGGTGGACATGAGGGAGTCGTTCGAGGAGCTGTTGGATCGGACCCGCACCATGTGCCTCGACGCGTACGCGCATCAGGCCATCCGCTTCGAGCGACTCGTTAGACTTGCCGGCTTGGAGCGCAGCGCCGATCGGCACCCGCTGTTCCAGACGATGCTGGTGCTGCAACCCGGAGCAGAAGCGCGTCTCGACCTACCTGGTCTCGCGGAGACCGCGTTGGTGGTGCCGACCTCGCACAGCCAACTCGATGTGACGGTGACGGTCATCGAGGAGTCGGCGAGTCTTCATGGTTTCGTCGAGTTCAGCACCGACCTGTTCGATCCGCCCGCCATCGACCGGTTGATCGGGCATTGGCAGCAGCTGCTGCGTGCGGCGGTCGAGCGACCGACCGTGCCTGTCGGCGAGCTCGCGTTGATGAATGGGTCGGAGCGTGCCGAGCTAGCCGGTTGGCAGTGCGGCGGCGATGTGCTGCGCGCGCCGGGTGGTCTGCACGAGTTGGTCGCCCGGGAGGCGGCGCGGCGGCCGGACGCCGTCGCGGTGGTCGCTGCTGACGGCCGTCTCTCGTTCGGGGAACTGGAGCAGCGTGCCGCCGGCATCGCCGGCGCGCTTGCCGATAACGGCGTGAGGCGTGGTGATGTGGTCGCGGTCGTGCTGGAGCGCTGCACCGACCTGGTAGCCGCGTTGTACGGCGTTCTCAAAGCCGGGGCCGCGTTCCTGCCGATCACGCCGGGCGAGCCAGCCGAGCGGTCCGCGGCCATGCTCACCGAATCCGCCGCTGTCGCGGTCGTCACGCATACCCGGCATGTCCCAGCCGGTGTGTCGCCCGCCGCCCTGGTGCTTCTCGACGACCAGTTGTCCCCGCCACCGGCTGACTTCGTGGCGGTGGCGTGTCGTGATGCGGACGCGGCATATGTGCTTTACACCTCCGGCTCGACCGGCGGTCCGAAGGGCGCGGTCAACACTCATGGCGGCATCGTCAACCGGCTGCTGTGGATGCGCGACACGTACGGCATCGGCGCGGATGATCGCGTCCTGCACAAAACGCCGATTTCGTTCGACGTCTCGATCTGGGAGGTCTTCCTCCCGTTGATCTGCGGGGCGACCCTGGTGATGGCAAGGCCCGACGGCCACCGCGACCCCCAGTACCTGCTGTCATTCATCGCCGAACAGTCGATCACGGTCACCCACTTCGTGCCGTCGATGCTGCGCGAATTCGTGGCTCAACCCGGACTTGACCGCTGCGCCGCACTGCGGCAGGTGTTCTGCAGCGGCGAGGTGCTGCCGGCGGACCTGAGCCGGGCTCTGGGCGCCGAGCTGCCGGTGCGGCTGCACAACCTATACGGCCCGACCGAGGCGGCGATCGACGTGACGGCCTGGGAGTGCGGGCCGCTGGACGGCGCCACGGTGCCCATCGGACGGCCGATAGCGGGCGTGCGCGCGTTGGTCCTCGACGAACGCATGCGCCCGACGCCGTGTGGCGTCCGTGGCGAGCTGTACCTCGGCGGGGTCGCGTTGGCGCGGGGATACCTGGGCCTCAGCGGTCTCACCGCGGCCCGGTTTGTGCCGGATCCCGGAGGCAATGGTGAGCGGCTCTACCGGACGGGTGACCGTGCCCGGTGGCGACCGGACGGCTCATTGGAGTTCTGCGGTCGACTCGACGATCAGCTCAAGATTCGCGGCGTGCGCATCGAGCCCGTCGAAGTCGAGGCCGTGATCGCCGGATTCGACGGCGTGGCGGCCTGCGCGGTTGCCGGACGCGCCCTCGACGGCATCGACCGTTTGGTCGCGTTCGTGGTAATGGAGGGCGGCACCTCGGTCGACATCGACGCGCTGCGCCGTTTCATCCGCGGCCAGTTGCCCGATGGCATGGCACCGTCGGTCTTTTCGACCGTCGCCGCGCTGCCGCTGACGAACAGTGGCAAGCTCGACCGTGCGGCGCTGTCCACAATGGAGGTTGCGCCGGTGTCGGCGTCGGGCGACGGCCGGGAGCCGCGCACGGCCACCGAGCGTATTGTCGCCCAGGTGTGGCGGGAGGTGCTGCGCGCCCCGGACGTTGGCGTCGACGACAGCTTCTTCGATCTCGGTGGCCACTCGCTGCTGCTGACCGGCGTGCTCGCCAAGCTGCGCGAACACTTCCCGCGGGTGCCGCCGGTTCGAGTGTTCTTCGAAGACCCCACGGTGGCGGGACTGGCGCTCGCGATCACCCGGATGATGGCCGACGCGGCGTCTCCCGACCTCATCCAGCGCCTCCTCAAGGAAGCCGCTGGCGAATCTCCACGTGGCTGCGGTGTCTTACGCGAGCGTCCCGCACCGGTGGTCGACGTCACCGACCCGGTCGCGGCGCTGATGAGCGGTGCCGACAGCGCGAACGACAATCCCGGGATCATCACCACGTTCGTCATGCCAACCTGCGACCGGGTCGCCGCTTTTGAGCGTGGCCTGTCGAGCTACATCGCCAACGCGGAGCGCCACCGTCGTAGCGTCGAGTTTGCCGTCTTGGACAACTCCGCCGAAGCGGTTACCCGTGCACGGTACCGCGAACTGCTCTCATCCATGGCCGCGCGCACCGGCCGGACCATCCGGTACGCCGGTTTCGAAGAAAAGCATGCGTGGGCCGAGCGGTTGGCACGCGAGACCGATGTGCCCCGCGAGGTGATTGTCCACGCCCTGCTGGGGCATCGGGATGGAACCTTCAGTAACGGCGGCAACGTCAACTCGTGGCTGCTGGACACCGTCGGCGAAATGGTTATGTCGGCCGACGACGACACCATTTGCGATCTCTTCATGCCGCCCGGTGCGTCGGCGGATGCCGTCGCCGTTCGGCTAGGTGTGCCTGACAGCAATTGGGCGTTCGGTTCCCGCGAGGAGATGTTCGCCGCAATCGAGCCGGTCGACGTCGACCTGTTGGCCGCACAGGAGGCGATGCTCGGGCGGTCGCCAGCGGGATTCGCGGCCGGGCTTCGCGACCGAAACATGCCGATTGAGGTCCAGCGGCTCGACCCGGCTCTGGTCGGCGGCGCGCCCGGTGTGCATGGCCGCGTCGCGGTCACCGTCCCGAGTCTCGTCGGTGACTGTGGCTGGGCCTCGCCCAGCCCGTACCTGCGTCTTGAAGGTGACAGCTTCACCCGGCTGACTCGCGACGAGGCGACGTACCGGCAAGCCTGCACGAGCCGACTGAACCTGCGCTTCGTCGACCGGCCGACGTTCGCTGGCCGGGTGGGCAGCTTTATGAACACCTTCTACGGCCTGGACAACCGCGACATCGCGATGCCGAACCTGCCGTCGGCACGCGGCAACGACACCGTCAGCGGGGCGACGGCAACGGCGTGCATGCCTGGCGCGTACTTCGGACACGTGCCGCTGGCCATTCGACACGAGCCGATGGAGAGGCGCAGATTCTGGCCGGGCGAAGTGGTGCGCAGCGCATCCGGCGTCGACTTCAGCAGTGTCCTCGTCGCGCTGGTGCAGGCATGGGAAGCAGACGACGTCATGCTTACCGACGCGGGTCGGATGCGGGCGCTCGGGCGGCACCTGGGTGACCTCGCGCGGTCGCCGGAGCCGGAGTTCCATGCCGAGGTCGAACGTGTGGTCCGCGCGCGGGCCGAGGCGGAGCTCGCCGAGATGGAAACGCGCCTGGCCGCCGGCGGACCGCGGTTCTGGACGGCCGACCTGGCCTCGTATCTGAGGGTGCGACGGGAGTCGATGGAGCGGCAGGAGTTCACCGTGCCGCTCGACCTGCTCGTCGACCATGGGCTGCAGCGCGCCAGAGAGCTGACGCAAGAGTTCGTAGCGCAGTTCGGCGACCTACTCCGTCACTGGCCCGCCCTGGTCGATGGCGCACGCCGCTTGCGACAGGCAGGCGTGCGGCTCTCGGTCGTGTGCGACGGGGCGGCGTAACACACAATGGAGCCGGACGGGATCCGAGCCGACCTTCAAAGGCAGCTGTCCGCGCTGACCCCGGTTCAGCGAGCGCGATTCGAAGAACTGCTGGCTTCGCACAATGCGCAGACCGATCGCGTCGATCGACCGTTGCCAGGGATGGCAGGGGAGTGGACACCGCTGTCCTACCAGCAGGAGCGGATCTGGTACCTCAGTCAGCTCGAATCCGACCTCGGTCAGTTCAACGTCGTGATGGCTCTGGATCTCCACGGTGTGCTAGACGTGTCCGCGCTCGAACGGGCTCTCGCCGGCTTGGCGTCGCGCCACGACGTTCTGCGTTCCGCCATCCGGGTCGTTGACGGCGTTGCGATGCAGCAGGCAACCCCGCCCGCGCGGGTGTCGTTGCGTCGGATCGACGCGCGGGGGCGCAGCGGCACGGGAGCCACCGCGGCCGTCGACCGCGTCACCGTCGAAGAGAAGCACCGACCGTTCGACCTCGGGCGCGGTGCGCTGTTGCGCGCGTGCCTCGTGACGCTGCCCGATGACGGGTACACCCTGGTGTTGACGGTGCACCACGTCGCGTTCGATGGCTGGTCGGCCGCAGTCCTCTCCCGGGAGCTCAAGGAATTCTACGGCGCGTACGCGTCGGGCACCGAGCCGGATCTGCCGCAACTGCCGCTGCGCTACGCCGACTTCGCCGCTTGGCAGCGCCAGAGCGGCGAAGTGACCGCCGACGTCGCGTATTGGCGGGGACATCTCGACGGAGCACCGCACACCGTCACGTTCCCCGGCGACCGGCCTCGGCCCGCGACTCAAACATTCCGCGGCGAAACAATAACCTTCGTCGTCCCGTCCGAGGTGGTCACCTCACTCGTCGAGCTCGGGCGATCGGCCGATGCCACGCTGTTCATGGTGCTCTATGCGGCATTGGCCACGCTGATGTCCCGTTATGGCGCGGGAACCGACATCGTCATCGGCACACCGGTGGCCAACCGCACCAGACCGGGCCTCGACGACCTCATTGGCTGCTTCATCAACCTGCTGCCGCTGCGCATCGGTGTGCGCCTGGACGAGACGTTCCGGGACCTGCTTGTGCGGGCGCGCGATGTCTGCCTCGACGCCTACAGCCACCAGGACCTCCCGTACGAGCGAGTGTTGCGGGAGTTGACGCTCGCCCGGGACCAGTCGCAGTCGCCGCTGTTCCAGGTGATGCTGGTGCTGCACAACGCGCCGGCGCACGCGTTTGGCTTGGCGGATCTACGGGTCGGCTACCGTGACGTGGCCGGAACCTCTGCTCAGATGGACATCGGCATTGCTGCGGTGCCGCGCGATGGCCGGCTCGAGTGTGCCGTCGAATTCAGTACCGACCTGTATGACCGGCCGACGGTGGAGCGGATCGTAAAGCACTGGCAACGGCTGTTGGCCGAGATCGCCCGCGACGCCCGGGCGGTGGTCGGTGACGTACCACTGCTGTCGGCGGATGAGCAACGCGCCTTGCACGAGTGGAGCGCCGGCCCCGCGGCCAGTCCGGACGATCTCGACCTGGTGGGGCTGTTCCATCGGCGAGTCGCGCTCGAACCGGACGCCACGGCACTGGTGATGGACGATGAACGTTGGTCGTACCTAAGACTGTCGGGGTTGGTCGACGCCCTCGCCGTCGCCCTGGATGAGCAGGGGGCCGCCGCCGAGAAGGTTGTCGTGCTATGCATTCCCCGCTCGCCGGCGCTGATCGCGGCGGTGCTCGCGGTGCTGCGCTGCGGCGCCGCGTTTCTCACCGTGGATCCCGCGCTGTCCCCGCAACGGCGTGTCTCCGCGGTCCGGGACAGCAAGGCGCACGTGGTGCTGACCACCGCCGCGCTGGCAGACAGATTCTGCGGCCTCGGCGCGGCGCTGATCACCGTGGACGACGTGGACCGCCCGGGCGGCCCCCTGCCGCCGATGCCGGCGCTCCGGTCCGA from the Actinocatenispora thailandica genome contains:
- the panD gene encoding aspartate 1-decarboxylase; amino-acid sequence: MYRSMLKSKIHRATVTQADLNYIGSLTVDAELMKKANLLPGEHVHVVDVTNGARLETYVIEGQAGSGVIGINGAAAHLISPGDLVIIIRYAAMPDDEALSYAPTVVFVDERNRLVDRYQALDR
- a CDS encoding TrmH family RNA methyltransferase, producing MHLEITSLSNPRLKQLVALRRRRARERLSVTLVEGYEELVLALDAGVRPKELYFCPEFGRHDQGVVERATASGAEVLRLSRAAFEKVAYRESPDGWLAVVPAVADVLTSLRIAPDSLLLVCEAVEKPGNIGAILRTADAAGVAAVLAADPVIDWGNPNLVRASKGTIFSVPVASGTSDDVLRWLDEHAVRLVATTPGTDTGLTDVDLTGAVAIAVGSEMGGLSAAFLAAAQARVKIPMFGRINSLNVATAAAIAVYEAVRQRSTGAATM
- a CDS encoding class I SAM-dependent methyltransferase; this translates as MAADVIVLAEVKHMDGSHTIDGSARTRLARRLAQRQSRRAPDGQDHREPESPGPLMARDNSTGAFYDVVTSRLDSTPVGRWALFLNLGYADGPDDRACVDLPRNTLDRASVKLVLELIGDCTMDGRRVLDVGSGRGGTVSALLNYFNPAIAVGIDLSPAAAAFSRRAVTDRRAGFSVGDAQRLPFSSGSFDVVTNVESSHCYPDRRRFYAEVRRVLCDGGTFLYSDLLDTATLDNHLAGLRELGLALQLDRDITANVLASCGRIAERRLQSFGTEDDAARDFLSAPGSPTYEALRTGQKTFFIWRLRAA
- a CDS encoding NAD-dependent epimerase/dehydratase family protein → MAPQDSDLRIVVTGNLGYVGSVLTPRLRAAGHDVLGLDVGLFKDCTLGPAPDDGGRCLDVRDVTPADLDGADVVIHLAGLSNDPLGDIDPELTTRINTDATVRLAEAAKRAGVRRFLFSSSCSIYGAAKPGRLLDECSELNPLSWYADSKLRAEGALGSLADETFSPVFLRSGTAYGYSPRLRTDLVINDLTAQAVLTGEITVRSDGTAWRPFVHVEDIAAAFVALLRVPREATHARAFNVGQTAENYQIRDVARIVAEAVPGSRMTIAGTTNPDSRDYRVSCERITSEVPAFRARWSARDGIEQLVRGYRRFGIRREDAEGPRFQRLKLIRALQNTGRLDGQLRVAG
- a CDS encoding MbtH family protein, whose product is MLDGPAGATGFDDESGWFFVVVNAEEQYSIWPGQLSLPSGWQEAGHRGDRASCLAYIDEVWTDLRPLSLRQQIAD
- a CDS encoding sugar phosphate nucleotidyltransferase, producing MIDVVIMCGGRGTRLKPATETQPKSLLQVGDRPMIDHLIGHFLGYGCRRFVMCLGYRAEAIRAHFQARAGSSPVVRSDRAVQMAVADGVPFTVVLADTGLDTPTGGRLKRAEPYIGSDSFIVAYGDVLSDVDLTELHGFHTRQRRLATVTAARPTSPFGHLVMGDDDAVSAFLEKPKLNEWVNIGFAVLERRVLHRLSVNSPQLEAGLLPEVAAEGQLSAFRHHGMFEPMDSYADYTRLNEMCRRGELDLFKGPTVTAGQQWQPSSAGLRGA